A genomic region of Halostagnicola larsenii XH-48 contains the following coding sequences:
- a CDS encoding lysylphosphatidylglycerol synthase transmembrane domain-containing protein gives MSTDRLLNWRSILIGFVGAGLVLSLMLWVVGIDGIIAQLHRAQPAVIAVLLGFIPLWLIAWGLCLHTVLRALGTPTSRVQSIVVFTAATFANQVTPFGQAGGEPISAFLISEAADTEYENGLAAIASVDTLHFFPSIGMGIVGIGLFVLRGLDFDRNLLLASFTVAALLAGFVLALTLGWRFRHRIEAVVLSVLPPMVRWVGRTVPRVSAPTRADIKHRVDGFFASIERIASNRRLLILAGLFSCAGWLTLAICLWISLASIGITVPFGAMLIVLPVASIAGIFPLPGGMGGVETAFIVLVVSTTGVATTAATAAVVIYRGATYWLPMLVGGGIAAVIVDNLYRRH, from the coding sequence ATGTCAACTGACAGGCTACTCAATTGGCGGTCGATCCTCATCGGGTTCGTCGGTGCCGGACTCGTCCTCTCGTTGATGCTCTGGGTTGTCGGTATCGATGGAATTATTGCACAACTGCACAGGGCCCAGCCCGCCGTCATCGCCGTCTTGCTTGGGTTCATCCCTCTCTGGCTCATCGCTTGGGGGCTCTGTCTGCACACCGTCTTGCGCGCATTGGGAACGCCGACCTCTCGAGTGCAGTCAATCGTCGTGTTTACTGCTGCGACCTTCGCGAATCAAGTCACCCCGTTCGGACAGGCCGGCGGTGAACCCATCAGCGCGTTCTTGATCTCCGAGGCCGCCGACACAGAGTATGAGAACGGGCTGGCTGCCATCGCGAGCGTCGATACCCTGCACTTTTTCCCCTCGATCGGTATGGGGATCGTCGGTATTGGACTGTTCGTCCTGCGGGGGCTCGATTTCGACCGAAACCTACTCCTCGCTAGTTTCACCGTGGCAGCGCTCCTCGCCGGGTTCGTTCTCGCACTCACGCTCGGGTGGCGGTTCCGCCATCGGATCGAGGCGGTGGTCCTCTCGGTGCTGCCACCGATGGTCCGCTGGGTTGGTCGGACTGTCCCACGCGTTAGCGCGCCGACTCGAGCGGACATCAAACACCGCGTAGATGGGTTTTTCGCCTCGATCGAACGCATCGCCAGCAACCGGCGACTCTTGATCTTGGCCGGCTTGTTCTCGTGTGCCGGGTGGCTCACGCTGGCGATCTGTCTGTGGATCTCGCTCGCGTCTATCGGAATCACCGTTCCCTTCGGAGCGATGCTAATCGTACTTCCTGTGGCCAGCATCGCCGGAATATTCCCACTTCCGGGCGGTATGGGCGGCGTCGAGACGGCGTTTATCGTTCTGGTTGTCTCTACAACTGGCGTTGCAACGACGGCCGCGACGGCTGCCGTCGTCATCTACCGGGGAGCGACCTACTGGCTCCCGATGCTGGTCGGCGGTGGTATCGCCGCTGTTATCGTGGACAACCTGTATCGTCGCCATTGA